The Gloeomargarita lithophora Alchichica-D10 genomic sequence AGCGGTCGCAGGGGGGCACCCCCCGCCCCAGAAGCACCTGCGGTGTATGATTCTCCAGAATCTCTGCATTCCAGCGGTGGGATTTTTGGTTGGCTCCAATAAATAGAGGTGTCTTTAATGTATAGCGATAAATCCACAAAAATAGCTTTCGGAATTACTGGGGTGTTGCTGTTTTTGCTATTACTGCTCACCTTTTCCTTGGATGAAACCAGTAGAAACAACTTCCTGAACGAGGGAGGTTGGGTTGAGGGTGCATCCGCTTTTATTTTTTTTTAGGCATTGTATTTGCTATTTACAAAGGCGGGACTGCTTATTTGAAAAAGTATTACTATCTGCTCGCACTAATGGCCTTGTTTATGCTTAGGGAGTTGGATTTTGATAAAAGATTGAGAATTATGGAAATTTTTAATGGTCAATTTTATGTGGGTCATAGCCTACCATTCACGGAAAAAATATTGGCTCTGGTGAGCTTTGGATTTCTATTGTATATTATTATCTTTACGCTCTGTCGCCATGCTAAATCTTTTTTGATTGGACTGAAGCAGGGTTCTTGTATTGCCCAGGGGGTATTGATAGTTATTTTTCTGCTTTTCCTGTCCAATTTTATTGATGGTGTTAGCAGAAAATTAAATATATTCGGGTTCACTATATCCCCTGCTACATTTGTCTATTTCAATGCCATAGAAGAGGTATTGGAGTTAGGTATTTCAATGATTAGCTTCATTACCATTGATGCTTACTTTAGACAAATCAAAGCCCGACAAACCCATGTCCTGCCAGCCCGGAGAAGGAGCCGGTGAGGCTTGATTTTGGTTTATTATTGTAGGGCACCTCTATAAATTCCAAATTAGCGGTCGCAGGGGGCACCCCCGCACTTGGTTCTTCTGAATATCTGTTCGCTAATCAGGTGGGATTGCTATATCGGTTGGTTCCAATAAATAGAGGTGTCCTGTAAAGTATCCTATGGTGGTAGTCTCAGAATAGTTTTTGGGGTAAGTGATGGGACGGGCGCAAAAGGTGGTGTTGGCTTATTCGGGTGGGGTGGATACAACGGTGTGTATTCCCTACCTGCGCCAGGAATGGGGGGTGGAGGAAGTAATTACCCTGGCGGTGGATGTGGGGCAGGGGGTGAGTTTAGCCACAGCGGAGCTAGCGGAAACCGAAACCCGTCGTCAGCAGGAATTGGAGGCCATTCGCACCAAAGCCTTGGCCGCCGGAGCAACCGTATCCCTGGTCAAAGATGTGCGGGCGGAATTTGTGCGGGATTATGCCCTGCCTGCGATCCAAGCCAATGCCCTGTACGAGGGGCGTTATCCTTTATCTACGGCCTTGGCACGTCCGTTGATTGCCCAATTACTGGTCGCAGTGGCCGAGGAGTACGGGGCGGACGGGGTGGCGCACGGCTGTACCGGCAAGGGCAATGACCAGGTGCGCTTTGATGTGTCCATTGCCGCCTTGAATCCCCAGTTGAAAGTGCTGGCACCGGCGCGGGAGTGGGGCATGAGCCGGGAGCAGACGATGGCCTACGGGGAACGGTTTGGCCTGACCTTTCCGGTGAAAAAATCCTCCCCCTACAGCATTGACAGTAATTTGTTGGGGCAAAGTATTGAAGCTGGCCCTTTGGAAGACCCTTGGTTTGAGCCGCCGGAGGAGATTTATACCCTCACCCAGTCGGTGACCCAAGCCCCGGATCAGCCCGAATACGTCACGGTGGAATTTCGGCAGGGGCAACCCGTGGGGTTAAATGGGGAAAATTTGGCGGCGGTGACCCTGGTGGAGCAATTAAACGTGCTGGCGGGGCGACATGGGGTGGGTCGGATTGACATGATCGAAAATCGGTTGGTGGGGATCAAGTCCCGGGAGATTTACGAAGTACCCGGATTGTTAGTACTTATTACGGCTCATCAAGCCTTGGAAAGCATGACTTTAACCCGTGATGTCAGCCATTACAAGCGGGGAATCGAAGAAACCTATGCCCAGTTGGTTTATAACGGGTTGTGGTTTAGTCCCCTGAAGGCGGCGCTGGATGCGTTTATCCAGCAAACCCAAGAGCGGGTGACGGGGAGCGTGCGGTTGAGATTATTCAAGGGAACAGCAGTGGTGGTGGGGCGGCAATCCCCCGATTCGCTCTACGACCCAAATCTTGCCACCTACACCGAGGCGGATCAGTTTGACCATCGGGCGGCGGAGGGATTTATTTATGTGTGGGGTTTGCCGGTGCGGGTGTGGTCGCAGGTGGGGCAGCGGTTGCCCTAGGTGGGGGTTGTCACCCTTGGGAATCATGCCAAATTTCACTATGAACCCTAAACAATAAAGTAAAACGGCTCTGCATCGGTTGCCATCCGACTGCGGACATCGTAGTACAAATCCGCCAAGGTCAAATTTTGTAATGCTTGTTGGCATACATTGCTCAACCGTCGCCAGAGGCTAGCCGTCACCCAATCCGTGGCCTGTTGGGGCTGGGGTTCCGGCCAAGTGAGGGACTCCCCCACCGCCAGGAGAATCTGGTACACCCGAATTTCCTCCGGGGGACGGGACAAGCGATAGCCCCCCTGCGCTCCCCGTTGGGACACGACTAAACCCGCCCGCCGCAAATCCAGCAAGAGTTTTTCTAAAAATGGAGCCGGAATCCCCTGGCGTTCGGCAATCATGCGCCCCGAAGTGGGTTGAGTTCCCACGGCCAAACTCAAATCCAGCATGGCCTTGAGACTGTATTGACCCCGGGTGGAGAGACGAAACATGGCGAGGGAACACGCTAAACTATTAAATAATTGCTTAACTTCTTAGAATATTATGACCGTTACCCTTGCCCCAACTCGCATTCAAGATCAATTGCAAGAGGTTATCCAGCATCACGCCCAGGGGGTGGACTACCTGGAAATTCGCCTGGAGCAAAGCGAATCCCTGCGGCTGGGGTTCCGGGGCACCCGCTTTGATGCGGTGGATCGGGGGTTGTCCCTAGCCGGGGGCATTCGAGCCTGTTACCAAGGGGGTTGGAGTTTTGTTACGTTCAATGGCCTCGGTGAATTGGCCGCCCGGGTGCAGGATGCGGTAGCCCAGGCGCATCTGATTGCTCAAGAACGCACCGAATTGGCT encodes the following:
- a CDS encoding argininosuccinate synthase encodes the protein MGRAQKVVLAYSGGVDTTVCIPYLRQEWGVEEVITLAVDVGQGVSLATAELAETETRRQQELEAIRTKALAAGATVSLVKDVRAEFVRDYALPAIQANALYEGRYPLSTALARPLIAQLLVAVAEEYGADGVAHGCTGKGNDQVRFDVSIAALNPQLKVLAPAREWGMSREQTMAYGERFGLTFPVKKSSPYSIDSNLLGQSIEAGPLEDPWFEPPEEIYTLTQSVTQAPDQPEYVTVEFRQGQPVGLNGENLAAVTLVEQLNVLAGRHGVGRIDMIENRLVGIKSREIYEVPGLLVLITAHQALESMTLTRDVSHYKRGIEETYAQLVYNGLWFSPLKAALDAFIQQTQERVTGSVRLRLFKGTAVVVGRQSPDSLYDPNLATYTEADQFDHRAAEGFIYVWGLPVRVWSQVGQRLP
- a CDS encoding RrF2 family transcriptional regulator, whose protein sequence is MFRLSTRGQYSLKAMLDLSLAVGTQPTSGRMIAERQGIPAPFLEKLLLDLRRAGLVVSQRGAQGGYRLSRPPEEIRVYQILLAVGESLTWPEPQPQQATDWVTASLWRRLSNVCQQALQNLTLADLYYDVRSRMATDAEPFYFIV